One part of the Algibacter sp. L1A34 genome encodes these proteins:
- a CDS encoding MFS transporter: MKQTKYILPIIVFAQFCCTSLWFATNGVIEDLVNNFTLNQSALGHLSSAVQFGFIIGTFLFALLTITDRFSPSKVFFVSAVLAAIFNLMIVLEDHNLSSLLILRFGTGFFLAGIYPVGMKIAADYFDKGLGKSLGYLVGALVLGTAFPHVLKGFGSSFSWQHIIYTTTVLAMLGGIVMLVFVPDGPFRKPVTKFDISVLFNVFKVHDFRKAAFGYFGHMWELYTFWAFVPIILKAYVELHPEVEFNIPMLSFVIIASGSLACVVSGYLSQVYGAKKIGAMALLFSGLCCLVSPLFFSLNSEVVFVIFLVFWGMVVVADSPLFSTLVAQNVNAEHKGTALTIVNSIGFAITIVSIQLASNLIDVMEVKYLFLIIAIGPILGLLGLLNKN, translated from the coding sequence ATGAAACAAACAAAGTACATTTTACCAATTATTGTATTTGCTCAATTTTGTTGCACCTCGCTGTGGTTTGCGACAAATGGTGTGATTGAGGATTTGGTAAATAACTTTACTTTAAATCAGTCGGCTTTAGGGCATTTATCATCAGCCGTGCAGTTTGGTTTTATTATAGGAACCTTTTTATTTGCACTTTTAACAATAACCGACAGGTTTTCTCCATCTAAAGTGTTTTTTGTTAGCGCAGTTTTAGCTGCAATTTTTAACTTAATGATTGTTTTGGAAGACCATAATCTCTCTAGTTTGTTAATACTTAGGTTTGGTACAGGTTTTTTTCTAGCTGGTATTTATCCCGTAGGTATGAAAATTGCAGCCGATTATTTCGATAAAGGTTTGGGTAAATCACTTGGCTACTTGGTTGGAGCTTTAGTTTTAGGAACCGCTTTCCCTCATGTTTTAAAAGGTTTTGGAAGTTCATTTTCTTGGCAACATATTATTTACACCACAACAGTGTTGGCAATGCTTGGAGGTATTGTTATGCTTGTATTTGTTCCAGATGGACCGTTTAGAAAGCCGGTTACAAAATTCGATATTTCTGTACTTTTCAATGTGTTTAAAGTTCACGATTTTAGAAAAGCAGCCTTTGGTTATTTTGGGCACATGTGGGAATTGTACACGTTTTGGGCTTTTGTTCCTATTATTTTAAAGGCTTATGTGGAGTTACATCCAGAAGTAGAATTCAATATCCCAATGCTCAGTTTTGTAATTATAGCATCAGGATCTTTGGCATGTGTTGTTTCTGGTTATTTATCTCAAGTTTATGGCGCTAAAAAAATAGGAGCGATGGCATTATTGTTCTCAGGACTTTGTTGTTTAGTGTCTCCGTTATTTTTCAGCCTAAACTCAGAAGTTGTTTTTGTCATATTCTTAGTATTTTGGGGTATGGTTGTCGTGGCCGATTCACCTTTGTTTTCAACTCTAGTAGCCCAAAACGTAAATGCAGAACATAAAGGTACGGCGCTAACAATCGTTAATTCTATTGGGTTTGCTATAACTATTGTTAGTATTCAATTAGCAAGCAACTTAATAGATGTTATGGAAGTGAAATATCTGTTTTTAATTATAGCTATCGGCCCAATATTAGGACTTCTAGGTCTTTTAAATAAAAATTAG
- a CDS encoding YHYH protein, with product MIKNQYNFLTLSLILVSFLACKNSSSNTKTVNKDKVTISVKSENFLTGGLAEPISIESRTLSDGSTADCYKIVATSTPTDHNMGPWCPSNVSDDASAGGIWLDDGKVYDVDGAFVKNLATFFKDDTWMLYNSETGEITKTKTKQECQEAANPNVGAEYQNYCVECLPAYVADVQHTYYIPVTPKKAVSAYAFSKGPGGRGPGGPGGPDGHERPERPEAGHERPEGNSGMPSSRGLAFNGVVFDAPAPVDNILSAYTLAPFDDAGGHINLAAGYHYHAATGISKKIEQADGHAAMIGYAFDGYGIFENTDANGKAYIDLDESRGHYDETRGYHYHVDDAGNNNFIDGLRGEYAL from the coding sequence ATGATAAAAAATCAATATAATTTTTTAACATTAAGTTTAATATTAGTCAGCTTTTTGGCTTGTAAAAACAGTAGTTCTAACACTAAAACGGTTAATAAAGATAAAGTAACCATCTCGGTTAAAAGCGAAAATTTTCTGACGGGAGGGTTAGCTGAACCTATTTCGATAGAAAGTAGAACACTTTCTGATGGTTCTACTGCCGATTGTTATAAAATAGTAGCAACAAGCACGCCAACAGACCATAATATGGGACCTTGGTGCCCTAGCAATGTTTCTGATGATGCTTCGGCGGGAGGTATTTGGTTAGATGATGGAAAGGTGTATGATGTGGATGGTGCTTTTGTAAAAAACTTAGCAACATTTTTTAAAGATGATACTTGGATGTTATACAACAGTGAAACTGGTGAAATCACAAAAACAAAAACGAAACAAGAGTGCCAAGAAGCTGCAAATCCAAATGTTGGAGCAGAATACCAAAATTATTGCGTAGAGTGTTTACCGGCTTATGTGGCAGATGTGCAACATACATATTATATTCCGGTTACTCCTAAAAAAGCTGTTTCGGCTTATGCCTTTTCAAAAGGTCCTGGTGGTAGAGGTCCTGGCGGACCGGGTGGTCCAGATGGTCACGAAAGACCAGAACGCCCTGAAGCAGGACACGAAAGACCGGAAGGTAATTCTGGAATGCCTTCTAGCAGAGGTTTAGCTTTTAACGGTGTTGTTTTTGATGCACCTGCTCCTGTAGATAATATTTTAAGTGCTTACACTTTGGCGCCTTTTGATGATGCTGGTGGACATATAAACTTAGCGGCTGGTTATCACTACCATGCTGCAACTGGTATTTCTAAAAAAATAGAACAAGCCGACGGGCATGCTGCTATGATAGGTTATGCATTTGATGGTTATGGAATTTTTGAAAACACAGATGCCAACGGAAAAGCGTACATAGATTTAGATGAATCTAGAGGTCATTACGACGAAACTAGAGGATATCATTATCATGTAGACGATGCTGGGAATAATAATTTTATAGATGGTTTACGCGGTGAATATGCTTTATAA
- a CDS encoding YHYH protein yields MTTTKIQNLALSFILVAFTACSDDDSNTDTETSTDDEVTVSVQSDNFLSGGLSEAISIESRTLSDGTTADCYKIVVTSTPTDHEMGPWCPDNISDDASAGGIWLEDGEVFDVDGAFVQNLATFYNDDTWMMYDSETGAITKTSTIEECEEAANPNVGAEYENYCVECLPSYVADITHTYYIPVTPKKATTAYVFTTGLGGGPGGAVSTLPSSRGIAFNGVVFDAPAPTDNILAAYTLAPFDDAGGHINLAAGYHYHAATGLSTTIEQSDGHAAMIGYAFDGYGIYENTDASGNEYTDLDESRGHYDETRGYHYHVDEAGNNNFIDGLRGEYAL; encoded by the coding sequence ATGACAACAACTAAAATTCAAAATCTAGCATTAAGTTTTATTTTAGTAGCTTTTACCGCTTGTAGTGACGATGATTCCAACACCGATACAGAAACATCTACAGATGATGAAGTAACGGTATCGGTACAAAGTGACAACTTTCTTTCTGGTGGGCTATCTGAAGCTATTTCTATTGAAAGCAGAACGCTCTCTGATGGTACAACTGCAGATTGCTACAAAATAGTAGTGACATCAACACCTACAGATCATGAAATGGGACCTTGGTGTCCAGATAATATTTCTGACGATGCTTCGGCTGGTGGTATTTGGTTAGAAGATGGTGAAGTTTTTGATGTAGATGGTGCTTTTGTTCAAAATTTAGCAACCTTTTATAATGATGACACTTGGATGATGTATGATAGCGAAACAGGTGCAATAACGAAAACTTCTACTATAGAAGAATGCGAGGAAGCTGCAAACCCTAATGTTGGAGCAGAATATGAGAATTATTGTGTAGAGTGTTTACCATCTTATGTTGCAGATATTACGCATACATATTATATTCCTGTAACTCCTAAAAAAGCGACTACCGCATACGTATTTACAACAGGACTTGGTGGCGGTCCTGGTGGCGCTGTAAGTACTCTTCCTTCTAGTAGAGGTATAGCATTTAACGGTGTTGTTTTTGATGCGCCTGCTCCTACAGACAATATATTAGCAGCTTACACTTTAGCGCCTTTTGATGATGCTGGTGGACATATAAATCTAGCCGCAGGTTATCATTATCACGCTGCTACGGGTCTTTCTACGACAATAGAACAAAGCGATGGCCATGCTGCTATGATTGGTTATGCTTTTGATGGTTATGGAATCTATGAAAATACGGATGCTAGCGGAAATGAATATACAGATTTAGATGAATCTAGAGGTCATTACGACGAAACTAGAGGTTATCATTATCATGTAGATGAAGCTGGGAATAACAATTTTATAGATGGTTTACGTGGTGAATATGCTTTATAA
- a CDS encoding peptidylprolyl isomerase, translated as MSQVKENNTVKVNYTGKLSDGQIFDSSVGEGREPIEFTLGQGQIIPGFEKGLIDMKLNEKKTITIAKEEAYGDVNPNLIQEVNKSELPQDMAPEVGMGLVSKTPDGQEMNLVVVEVKEESVVIDGNHPLAGKELIFDLEVLEIK; from the coding sequence ATGAGTCAAGTAAAAGAGAACAACACAGTAAAAGTAAATTATACAGGTAAATTATCTGACGGACAAATTTTTGATAGTTCTGTAGGAGAAGGCAGAGAGCCAATAGAATTTACTTTAGGTCAAGGACAAATAATACCTGGCTTCGAAAAAGGATTGATCGACATGAAGTTGAACGAGAAAAAAACCATTACAATTGCTAAAGAAGAAGCATATGGTGATGTTAATCCAAATTTAATACAAGAAGTTAATAAAAGCGAACTTCCTCAAGATATGGCTCCAGAAGTTGGTATGGGCTTAGTTTCTAAAACTCCAGATGGACAAGAAATGAATTTAGTTGTTGTGGAAGTTAAAGAAGAAAGTGTTGTTATAGATGGCAACCATCCTTTAGCTGGTAAAGAACTTATTTTTGATCTAGAAGTGTTAGAGATTAAATAA
- a CDS encoding GNAT family N-acetyltransferase has product MKILRTNSENKDFIKLVKLLDLDLAIRDGEDHSFYAQFNKTDSIKHVIVVYKNNIPLGCGAIKEYDNNAMEIKRMFTSIESRGKGIASLILNELEKWARELLYKKCILETGIKQPEAIGLYEKNGYKLIPNYGQYANIENSKCFEKVIIK; this is encoded by the coding sequence ATGAAAATATTAAGAACCAATTCTGAAAATAAAGACTTTATAAAACTTGTAAAGCTATTAGATTTAGATTTGGCGATAAGAGATGGTGAAGACCATTCTTTTTACGCTCAGTTTAACAAAACTGATAGTATTAAACATGTAATCGTTGTTTATAAAAACAACATCCCTTTAGGTTGTGGAGCAATAAAGGAATACGATAATAACGCGATGGAAATTAAACGTATGTTTACCTCTATTGAAAGCCGAGGTAAAGGCATTGCGTCCCTTATTCTTAATGAATTAGAAAAATGGGCCAGAGAATTATTGTATAAAAAATGTATTTTAGAAACGGGAATTAAACAACCAGAAGCTATTGGTCTTTATGAAAAAAATGGTTATAAATTAATACCTAATTATGGTCAATATGCAAATATTGAGAATAGTAAATGTTTTGAAAAAGTAATTATAAAATGA
- a CDS encoding DUF6638 family protein: MQKLLEANLYRSELISVSGKLVERYNKCLVKLGFSETKLKSFQIDGIGWSPEIADEKGEINYLNNGEANPHGIIISPLQKGKPVYLSFHTFDRELMKFVFKIHGEKIKDITRDCAICLDFDQGIDAFYEPLDVLKYKTVNIHFHLINDLLNVQKDQRKLVSTFNESTNFIDEALHAELLSSAKKYGDLRHRDLDLHELQYTTDSFYTRAFGGVYVLRDFITPIVVFEDEKWHKEAITNTSYEVLIFHIQQPELMDKLRDHVIIEYNLETVVKTKRYERIKKFEMSTYLKNTQHPIKDILNDPILYKSYLNKLDINARKKVMSVERYLEKIENSNQFKIADIVDFKLFEALHKPHSSLDGKHQDLIWMLLVNISPKDVLFWYWYDKESFYASFETWDDSLKDWAIETISNNI, encoded by the coding sequence ATGCAAAAATTACTAGAAGCGAATTTATACCGAAGCGAACTCATTTCAGTGAGTGGAAAACTCGTCGAGCGTTACAATAAATGCTTGGTAAAGCTTGGCTTTTCGGAAACCAAATTAAAGTCTTTTCAAATTGATGGTATAGGTTGGAGTCCTGAAATTGCTGATGAAAAAGGTGAGATTAATTACCTTAATAATGGTGAAGCGAATCCGCATGGTATCATTATTTCTCCTTTGCAGAAAGGTAAGCCTGTTTACTTGTCGTTTCATACTTTCGATAGAGAACTCATGAAATTTGTATTTAAAATTCATGGTGAAAAAATAAAAGATATAACTAGAGATTGCGCTATTTGCTTAGATTTCGACCAAGGTATCGATGCTTTTTATGAACCTTTAGATGTTTTAAAATATAAAACGGTAAACATTCATTTTCATTTAATTAATGATTTGTTAAACGTACAAAAGGATCAACGAAAATTAGTTTCAACGTTTAATGAGAGCACTAATTTTATTGATGAAGCGCTTCATGCGGAACTATTGAGTTCTGCTAAAAAATATGGTGATTTACGCCATCGAGATTTAGATTTACACGAACTGCAATACACTACAGATTCTTTTTATACAAGAGCTTTTGGCGGTGTTTATGTATTGCGTGATTTTATAACGCCTATAGTGGTTTTTGAAGATGAAAAATGGCATAAAGAGGCTATAACTAATACCAGTTACGAGGTTTTAATTTTCCATATTCAACAACCAGAACTTATGGATAAATTAAGAGATCACGTTATTATTGAGTATAACTTAGAGACTGTTGTGAAGACGAAACGTTACGAACGTATTAAAAAGTTTGAGATGTCTACATATTTGAAAAATACGCAACACCCTATAAAAGATATTTTAAACGATCCGATTTTATATAAGAGTTATTTGAATAAACTAGATATTAATGCTCGTAAAAAAGTGATGAGTGTTGAGCGTTATTTAGAGAAAATAGAAAATAGTAATCAGTTTAAAATTGCCGATATTGTCGACTTTAAATTATTTGAGGCATTACATAAGCCACATTCATCTTTAGATGGGAAACATCAGGATTTAATTTGGATGCTGCTCGTTAATATTTCACCTAAAGATGTACTTTTCTGGTATTGGTATGATAAAGAATCTTTTTATGCTAGTTTTGAAACTTGGGACGATTCTTTAAAGGATTGGGCGATTGAAACAATTAGTAACAATATTTGA
- a CDS encoding NUDIX domain-containing protein has product MASNRLKNIKSTLLSDNYYILKKLSFDYLMTNGTWVNQMREVYDRGDGAGILLYNTEKQTVILTKQFRMPTYQNDNKDGFLVEITAGMLDKDNPEDCIIRETEEEVGYRINKVTKVYEAYTSPGVMTEKMHFFIAEYTDDMKVSEGGGVETETEDIEVLELPIKEAIEMLNNGEIQDMRTIVLLQYAIINKLVTS; this is encoded by the coding sequence ATGGCATCTAATAGATTAAAAAACATAAAAAGCACGCTGCTTTCTGATAATTATTACATTCTTAAAAAATTAAGTTTCGATTATTTAATGACTAACGGTACTTGGGTTAACCAAATGCGTGAAGTTTACGATAGAGGAGATGGAGCAGGAATTTTACTTTACAATACCGAAAAACAAACGGTTATTTTAACGAAGCAGTTTAGAATGCCAACCTATCAAAATGATAATAAAGATGGTTTTTTGGTTGAAATTACTGCAGGAATGCTGGATAAAGATAATCCGGAAGACTGCATTATTAGAGAAACAGAAGAAGAAGTAGGTTACCGTATAAATAAAGTAACAAAAGTTTACGAAGCCTATACGTCGCCTGGTGTAATGACCGAGAAAATGCACTTTTTTATTGCTGAATATACCGATGATATGAAAGTAAGCGAAGGCGGCGGTGTTGAAACTGAAACCGAAGATATTGAAGTGCTAGAATTACCCATTAAAGAAGCGATAGAGATGCTTAATAATGGTGAAATTCAGGATATGCGTACTATTGTTTTATTGCAGTATGCTATTATTAATAAACTTGTAACAAGTTAA
- a CDS encoding AAA family ATPase → MEHNSTFPIKLSELDMLRDEASSYLKSVQWEQGSRAKNKDKDAKDESILLYLSRANNGSSVDITSVSKTILALKKRLLPDSVALPIHLNQTLYAVQEGITLGIWIKDSFYDASGLSSLNENKSALDSNGKREFESKMHTATAFMLFATAYKILNDLKPFASDDLSVMKQKFAGIPEVSLLSPLKGISCNLFYYDKYLGHPEIVKSDKDVIDFTVVYFEALIGEIQLRKSSLEYTETIEDRTYKLEKSEFAISGWNNVFSGTAESIEFNKIKFEQIVGNRDAKHFARRLTERMLSYDFKAKKNPFQELGGFMPVFMGYGIPGTGKSMLIAAIATRLKEHCDNLEIPFLFHPMPDTLISTFQGGSAEKMVEWMKPMQDPTKLIFAPIDDAENNLQERTSQGVSAGVKEVIGVFLRYTEGAYAVNYGNSSIGLFTNLPEMLDKAVISRVQGRFKIDGARTEHDFLDQDYIWWNKLDKSLPDFVNMENPEDYNFLSDQGLSKNMGEILNVSSKPSEARVHAICDKVEAKYKTSEHLFYANLYKDMQKAFPFFSSRDVRNIQSAISLRLTDFDLEESWFENPEIYFKQEYETKFNMLQELMKSNMKGLDFSEIRRQEVVRYLDNVATIADTDFKRKVDARVNQLNIETAARKTFENGI, encoded by the coding sequence ATGGAACACAACTCAACTTTTCCAATAAAATTATCAGAACTCGATATGCTTCGCGATGAAGCTTCATCTTACTTAAAAAGCGTACAATGGGAGCAAGGATCAAGAGCGAAGAATAAAGATAAAGATGCTAAAGATGAATCTATTTTACTCTATTTGTCGAGAGCAAACAATGGCTCTTCGGTAGATATTACTTCGGTTTCTAAAACTATTTTAGCTTTAAAAAAACGATTGTTACCAGATTCAGTAGCACTTCCTATTCATCTAAATCAAACGCTTTATGCAGTGCAAGAAGGTATTACTTTAGGGATTTGGATTAAAGATAGTTTCTATGATGCTTCTGGTTTATCAAGTTTAAATGAGAATAAATCGGCTTTAGATTCTAACGGAAAACGTGAGTTCGAAAGTAAAATGCATACAGCAACGGCATTTATGTTATTTGCTACAGCTTATAAAATTTTAAATGATTTAAAACCTTTTGCTTCCGATGATTTATCGGTTATGAAACAGAAGTTTGCTGGTATTCCAGAAGTGTCGCTATTGTCGCCGCTAAAAGGGATTTCTTGTAATCTGTTTTATTATGATAAATATTTAGGACATCCAGAAATTGTAAAATCGGATAAAGATGTTATCGATTTTACGGTAGTTTATTTTGAGGCTTTAATTGGTGAAATTCAACTTAGAAAAAGTAGTTTAGAATACACCGAAACTATTGAAGATAGAACCTATAAACTAGAAAAATCTGAGTTTGCTATTTCAGGGTGGAACAACGTGTTTTCTGGAACGGCTGAAAGTATAGAATTTAATAAAATAAAATTTGAACAAATAGTTGGTAATCGTGATGCTAAGCACTTTGCGCGCCGTTTAACCGAGCGTATGCTAAGTTACGATTTTAAAGCAAAAAAGAACCCGTTTCAAGAACTTGGTGGTTTTATGCCAGTATTTATGGGTTACGGAATACCGGGAACAGGAAAATCAATGCTTATAGCAGCCATCGCAACCAGACTAAAAGAGCACTGTGATAATTTAGAAATTCCGTTTTTGTTTCATCCTATGCCAGATACCTTAATTTCAACATTTCAAGGTGGTTCAGCAGAAAAAATGGTAGAGTGGATGAAACCCATGCAAGATCCTACAAAGTTAATTTTTGCTCCAATTGATGATGCTGAAAATAATTTACAAGAGCGAACATCACAAGGTGTTTCTGCTGGTGTAAAAGAAGTTATTGGCGTATTTTTGCGTTATACAGAAGGCGCTTATGCGGTAAATTACGGTAATAGCTCTATTGGTTTATTTACCAATTTACCAGAAATGTTAGATAAAGCTGTAATCTCTCGTGTGCAAGGTCGATTTAAGATTGATGGTGCCCGAACGGAACATGATTTTTTAGATCAAGATTATATTTGGTGGAACAAATTAGATAAATCTTTACCCGATTTTGTAAACATGGAAAACCCTGAGGACTATAACTTTTTGAGCGATCAAGGTTTGTCTAAAAATATGGGTGAAATTTTAAATGTATCTAGTAAACCAAGTGAAGCTAGAGTTCATGCTATTTGTGATAAAGTAGAGGCTAAATATAAAACCAGTGAACACCTTTTTTATGCTAATTTGTATAAAGATATGCAAAAAGCGTTTCCGTTCTTCTCGTCTCGTGATGTAAGGAATATTCAGTCGGCTATTTCATTACGATTAACAGATTTTGATTTGGAAGAAAGTTGGTTTGAAAACCCCGAAATTTATTTCAAACAAGAATATGAAACGAAATTTAATATGCTTCAGGAATTGATGAAATCGAATATGAAAGGTCTAGACTTTTCGGAAATTAGAAGGCAAGAAGTTGTGCGTTATTTAGATAATGTTGCCACTATTGCAGATACTGATTTTAAACGAAAGGTAGATGCGAGAGTCAATCAATTAAATATAGAAACTGCAGCAAGAAAAACTTTTGAAAATGGCATCTAA
- a CDS encoding microtubule-binding protein has product MSDDFDLLETNSNEKTEKVDVNWGKAIDTMKSKLSQEDDPEVRQKILNATLDDVVHMAEKDRSTLLDAIKDLTDYQDEVGIMFEKFSALNPTEQKVIDDAQKALERARIELEDAEKKEDTWWNNLWGRKSKIKKEQEEFKVAEKTRAGADNKAKAMFQERIESADIQTLLSELSYKSQAAVTRLKNREVEIKEVEEKLKDAIVEASKNHTKALEKKKEVEGKLETQYALLKQARQELEDIADKQSTEYSEAIGKMTTLEQKVEELEGLKNAYTTLAASKDSFVHKHNLTIKVLTSLRSNLQTHRAKLKSDTEERLKYYDGYVVALKARTDQEFAAILEHLGVKTDEHIGQTLASMHTASAKARQDMMDNIPVHEKVMQGVYSSYAEALQEIRAKDGAIQKNFAERYGIDMKEIFEDYYKADANAPKGSDDAPAAKPKPAATEDDLLS; this is encoded by the coding sequence ATGTCCGATGATTTTGATTTATTAGAAACTAATTCAAACGAAAAAACAGAAAAAGTAGATGTCAATTGGGGAAAAGCCATTGATACCATGAAATCTAAATTATCGCAAGAGGATGACCCCGAAGTGCGTCAAAAAATTCTAAATGCTACTTTGGACGATGTTGTGCATATGGCAGAAAAAGATAGATCTACGCTATTAGATGCTATTAAGGATTTAACCGATTATCAAGATGAAGTTGGTATTATGTTCGAGAAATTTTCGGCATTAAACCCAACAGAACAAAAGGTGATTGATGATGCTCAAAAGGCATTAGAACGCGCCAGAATTGAGTTAGAAGATGCCGAAAAGAAAGAAGATACTTGGTGGAATAACCTTTGGGGACGTAAAAGTAAAATTAAAAAAGAACAAGAAGAGTTTAAGGTAGCCGAAAAAACGCGAGCAGGAGCAGATAATAAAGCTAAAGCTATGTTTCAAGAGCGTATAGAAAGTGCCGATATCCAAACACTTTTAAGCGAATTATCATATAAATCGCAAGCTGCGGTAACACGTTTAAAAAATCGTGAAGTAGAAATTAAAGAAGTTGAAGAAAAGCTTAAAGATGCTATTGTAGAAGCTTCAAAAAACCACACCAAAGCCTTAGAGAAAAAGAAAGAGGTAGAAGGAAAGCTTGAAACGCAATATGCTTTATTAAAACAAGCGCGCCAAGAGTTAGAAGATATCGCCGATAAACAATCTACAGAGTATTCTGAAGCCATTGGTAAAATGACGACTTTAGAACAAAAAGTAGAAGAGTTGGAAGGTCTTAAAAATGCTTACACCACGCTTGCCGCAAGTAAAGACAGCTTCGTGCATAAGCACAATTTAACTATAAAGGTGTTAACATCGTTACGTAGCAACTTACAAACTCATCGTGCCAAATTAAAGTCGGATACTGAAGAGCGTCTTAAATATTACGATGGTTACGTTGTTGCTTTAAAAGCGCGTACCGATCAAGAATTTGCTGCTATTTTAGAACATTTAGGTGTTAAAACCGATGAGCATATTGGTCAAACTCTAGCCTCAATGCATACTGCAAGTGCTAAAGCGCGTCAAGATATGATGGATAATATTCCGGTTCACGAGAAAGTTATGCAAGGTGTTTACAGTAGTTATGCCGAGGCTTTACAAGAAATTCGTGCTAAAGATGGTGCTATTCAAAAGAATTTTGCAGAGCGCTATGGTATCGATATGAAAGAAATTTTTGAAGACTATTATAAAGCAGATGCTAATGCTCCAAAAGGAAGTGATGATGCGCCTGCAGCTAAACCAAAGCCAGCAGCTACAGAAGACGATTTGTTGAGCTAA